Sequence from the Tripterygium wilfordii isolate XIE 37 chromosome 10, ASM1340144v1, whole genome shotgun sequence genome:
GATTCTGCGAACTTCTCCTTCCTCCAAACATTAGGCCTCCGCTCCATCATGTAAGCATTTCCTGTCTGTATACGTACTTTTTGTGAATCTTCAAGATAGTTTATGGAGATGGggaatttttagggttttattgtttttttatccTAATTGTGATGTAGATGTTTGTGTCCGGAGCCGTATCCACAGGCGAACATGGAGTTTTTGAATGCCAATGGGATTAGGCTTTTTCAGTTTGGAATTGAAGGTTACAAGGTATGGTTAGTTGATATGCTTCAGTAGGCCACTAATGAATTCAATAGCTGGGGTTCAGGTTTATGAATAGCTGTTAGTGATTAAGCGTATTTGCAGGAATAGAATTTGGATTCCTTTGGATATTCGATATTCCAAAGCAACCAACGGCCTATTGCTTTACCTTTATCAATTAGCAGTACTTCAGTAGTATATTTAAAGATTGGATGGACCCCTATTGGTATTTAATAGGACCCCACCCGCCTCAAGCATCATGTGTTCATCAAAAAGATGAGTGGATGCTGGCGCTTTATCTGAAAAGCGTTCAATGCAGCAGCTATTAGGCTGTGGATTTTATGATGCTAAGTATGCCATCTATGTTGATTACCTGGCCGTGGCTAGTAAAATTACTGCAgtctttgtttaaatttaattatttgcaGTTAACATATGATAACTTTTTGATCTAAATGCTCATTAGTTCTCCTAATTGGGAGAATAATTTACAGGTTTCTTAATCACATCTCGATCATAATTTTGTTGTTCTTATTTTGCTTCTACCTTTAACATGACTAATGCCTATTATATCACTTCTTTTTATATGGTTGTCATTTTTATCTCATTCAACCCACTGCTCCATTCAACTATCattttatgtgtgtatatgcagtACAAGTATGTCTATTGAAATATTTAACGGTGCTTTCCGTCCGTCCCAAGGGCATGAACATGTGATTTGTATTGATAATGTGGTttataaaatgtgttttgtcTGAACCAATATGGTGTCTACCTCAACTACATTGgtgcttttattattattatttttttatagaaCACTACCTTGTGCATTGAGAGAGAATTCATATTGGTTTGCAACATTTGTCAGGTCGCTGGTAAAGAGTGGGCTTCTTTTGCTACTATATCATATTCTATCTGCATAAATATATGAAACTGAACCAGCACAGGCGAGCTAATTATATGTTTTAGTGTTTATTAGTCTTTTTCATATGAAATTGATTTTATAAAAACGAAAATTTTGGTGTGTATGATTAAGTATTTGGTAGCCGTAATGGACTAAGACCTCTCTGCCTCTTTCCCTTTCGAGATTAGCTTGCTTTGTTTTGCTTATATGGTCTTGTCATTCTCATTGGTTAATTGGATTAGTAACATGAACTTTGGTGGTTGCTTTTTCCTTGACACTGAAAGATATGTATGTGTAGGTGTTTGCGCTGGTTTAGTTCTGCAGTTCCTGCAAAAGCTACAATGGCTTACCagtatattatttatttgttgtaaAAATTAAGGAGGATATTGTGCACCATACTAAATCTTGTTCAGTTTTATTTCCCAGCTAAAGTTAATGTTTATAGAAAAAGGTAAGTTTTAATTAATGTTTAAGTAGAATCTTGGGCCCCTCCAATACTGCATGAGGTATTGAGGTAGCTCCACAAATGTTGGTAGACCGTAGAAGTAAAAAGCAAGAAGCATGTTGAAATATTCGTTCGATTAATGTAACTCGGAATCATGCTGGGGGGTGATTCACAAAAATCTGTTCAAGTGATTGATGTAACTTATGAGGTCTGCTAGTTTAGGTAATACATATAGGATTAACTTTATCCATTAAAGCATGGTGGGGTGCAATTCTAAAAGTAAATTAGGTATATGAGAAAGGATACTGTATAAAGAATTGGAGGTGTCAAGGGAATTTTCTTGCCCTTCATCATAAGTTTTGAGTGGGCCAAGTACtcaaaataataacattatGTTACGGATTGGTTTGTGAAAACGAAGTTGATAGTTCTTTTAGATTCTGCAGTTAAATTAGTTAGCATTTTCAGTGTTACAGGCTTATGTTCTTGCTTGTTCTTGCAGGAGCCTTTTGTAAACATACCAGAGGATACAGTTCGCGAAGCACTAAAAGTTGTCCTTGGTATTATATGTTTTGTACTCCGAGCTCTGTTTCTGGCATATTTATAATCTTTACTAGTTTGGGTTTGCACATATTGATTTTTGCTTGTGATCCTCAATGCAGATGTAAAGAATCACCCTGTTCTGATTCATTGTAAACGAGGGAAGGTATATATTTGCacagttatttttattttatatatatatatatatatatagagagagagagagagagagagagagagagagagagatctgcAACTGATTTTAACTTGAATCTGGACAAAATTATTCATTGTTACTTTTTTCTCCAGCATCGAACTGGTTGTCTTGTTGGATGCCTAAGGAAATTGCAAAGATGGTGCTTGTCTTCTATTTTTGACGAGTACCAGCGATTTGCAGCTGCTAAAGCTAGAGTTTCAGATCAGAGGTTTATGGAATTGTTTGATATCTCTAGCTTGAAACATCTGCCAATGTCATTTTCATGCTCGAAGTAGTAGACATCTCAATGTATTGAATGGCTTCTTGGTGGAAGTAAATTATAGGACCTCCTTTGGAATAAATAGGAAAAGCTGATGAGTTCCACACTGCATTTCTGCTGCAAAAggatattcttctttttttccgtCACAGTCTCTCTGCGTCAGGTTCAATACATGGAACGACGGCAGTCGTCGATCCATTTAGTTTCTTCCTGAAATATAGTTAGTTAAAGGAGAGAGACTTATTTAGTATGATGCCAAATTGTGAACATGAATCAGGTGTAGTCCACCCCAGCTGCTGCTCTTGCTGGCGATTATAGAATGGCTGTGTACCCGTGAATTTGCGAATTTCGATGTGCTAGTTAAACACTATATAAGAAGTAAGCAATCAAATTTGCGTACATAATTACCTTGGCATTTGTATAATGTAATTTGTTGGACGAGAGAGCTTGAACAATCATCTCTCAAGGACGCTTGATGATGATGCTGAATGTGATATTGTATATGATTATTTGGTTGGGCCGGGCCTAAATAATCGTAAGGTGTTGGAAAAGATAGATCAACGGCCCAAAGCCCAacccagaaacaaaaaaaaaaaagatgaaaaaaaaaaggagcacaTTTCATGGTAGCATCCCCTGCATTGGATAAtgaatttatattaattatttttataacaTTAAGTCAGTAACATACATTATATTTGAGAATCACGAATACCTCATAtaacactcatgtgtgtggtatctcaaaTAAGTCTCGAGTTCAAGCCTCCTCATCCCCTTtccctatattaaaaaaaaaacgttaTATTTATATGGTTTAGAGATGCCAAGACAAAGTTGACAATCATGTTGGACATCTGCAATCATACTTGCTTAATTTTGTTTATGTGCATGTTATCGTCGTACATATAGATGAGATCCAGCTGGAAGTGCAGTATTTGGTCCTCATGTTAAGACAACACACATTATTCACTAATATTTATTGCAATCTCGATACAGCCCAAACACGTTAAAGTGATATTGTCCACTCTGGATCAAAGTCTCGTACGAATTTGTACTCTTAAATCACATCCAAAGTACTTAGGCCTAGAAAACAGATCACATGTATGAAAAGAGTTAGATCTTTGTTTCTATACCACTCGGTTAAGTTTTATCAATTCGATACAAGAATAATATAATACGCATTTCCTCCAAGGTTTAGTAGAAAGTTAGGCTCAAGTCTCTCTCATAAGTCCAGTGTGATGACCATGTTTGGCAGGAACCCAAACTCTGCTCTCAAATTTGATTCTTTATTGTTTAATATATGCTTTCTTTTACAACAAATGGTCTTTCTTTCAAAAAGTATCTAATCTAGTGAAATATTGCCTAAAAAGGCTTTGAAACTTCACCAAAAAAGCAACTAATGATCAATTAATTTTGTCACAATCCATTCACCATATTATGTTGgatcaaaattgaaaaaccaGAACAATTagaaatttattaataaaatatctataagtaacaaattttatttatatcctACAAATAACAACATATATTAACACACACGAGTCACTAGTTGGAATGACAATGATGGTGGGTATTATCACCCTGGTggtcagggttcgaatccctcctacccgtttaaaaaaaaaaaaaaatcatatatcaaCCAATTTCAAAAGGTCAAAAACAAATGATGTTATCACCAAATCCTTTTCTCTTagtctcacacacacacatctatCCCTTAAAATTTTGATTCAGTAAATTAAAGCTGGAGCAGTAGTGATTGGAGTTTGAACCAGATGAACATTAGTCTCCACAGCTTTCAAGGCCTCAAATCTTGGCTCCTTGGCCTGGAATTTAAGCCCAGCGTAAAGCTTCATGTAGTCCTCAAACACAAATTTAGGGTAAACttgtttcttctcctcctctgcCTCTTTCTCTACCAAAGCTGGCGCTGGATATATGACTGCATCACTTCCAGGATTGTAGAATGAAGCAATTGACATTCCTGTACCGTCAGTCTGCGCAATCACCCGGTGCTCCACACTCTTGTACTTGCCATTACTGATCACCTCAAGTTGGTCACCAAGGTTGATGACAATGGAGTGCCGCATAGGGGGCACGTCGATCCATTGGCCGTCTTTGAGGAGCTGGAGGCCGCTGACCTTGTCATCCTGGAAGAGCAAAATGATGCCACCAGCATCAGTGTGGGCTCTCAAGCCCTTGATGAGGTCTGGCTTGGGACATGGTGGATAGTTGCTCACTTTTGTACCGAAAGTTGGTCCTTTAGATCCATAGAATACCTTCTTCAGGTATCCCTTCTCAAGTCCAAGATTCTCACATAACAAGTCCAGTAGCTCCTCTGCTAGTTTCTCCAATTTCAATGCAAATTCCTTCATCAAATTCCTGCAATCcacatatatagatatttaaAAGAGCTAAAATGGTGACTTTTTGTAAGTAATGATGGACCTAATCACACACTAACCGATAAAGTATAGAGGAAATTAGTCAAAACTGTCAAATAGTTTAATTTCGAAACTGATAAGATCTCAACCGTTAGTATCCCAGTTATCTCAGCTGTTGAGTTGGACTCACAGTTCCAAGTGAATTCATAGGCTCGACATGTCtcacatgaaatcttgtgccTACAACTCAACGGTTTGGGATAAATGGGATACTAGAATCTCTATCATAACAGGTTTAATTTTACCTGTAGTGGTGATCAAGATCAGGGATGTCTGCAATGTTGGAGTGGGGGAGATGGCGCAAGTAGAAGGTGCTCTCCCAGTCAATGTCAGTGATCTCTGTTTGTGCAGCCTCTAAGCCCTTGCTGGTCACATATTCTTTGAACCTCTGTTCCATGCATTTCCTGTAGTGTTCTTTTGTCATTCTCTCCACTGTGTCTAGCAGCTCATAAGGTATTCCATGATTCAGAAGCTGAAATTTGTTCAAAACCCAAGAAAGAAACCACATAATTAGAAACAGAGAGTGGTTAAAACAGAGATATAGATGACTGAGAATCTTGATATATAATTTAGTACCTCAAAGAAGCCCCAGTTTTCACAGGCATCTTTGATCTTGTCCATGGTGGATGCTCTCTCTTGGCCATTTAGTTTCTCCATGTTAATCACTGGGAACTCCATCTCTGATGATGATCTGTTTTTGATattcccctctctctctatatttaTATTGTCTCTCAAAGCACAACTGGGTGGGTGTGTTTTATTGTTGGGTGGATTACTCTGGTGTGGTGTCCTCCTATTTATAGGGGTTTTAAGGTGATGAAAGACAAGCAAGTCACAATTTTAGTACACCCGAGTTACAAATTGGAATGAtaaaaatgatgtgtatcattttaatgaccAAAGTTCAGATCCATTTTCCCATTTCATAAAAAAGTCACaattttagtattttaattttttttttctaagagAGAAACAGTTATGAAGTGATCCAATGGGCAATGGGTGGGTTTACCGTTTTACGGATATAAACAATTTGttttcaaatcaaaaaaataaaagtacaaAATCTGAATAATACTATTGAAGAGttattttgaagaaattattTGCTTCAcacaatattttatatttttgtcaaaaacTTTTCCTCACCATcgtaaaataattttcaataaatatttaaaaaaaaaattaaaatgcatgTAGTGGGGTGGACCCCATGATAATGGTTACTAATTCCTTTATTTGCAAATTATTGACCAAATTGTGGCAGCTATTAATTCATCCACCTCCCACTTTCCTTGCAACATTTATTggcctttctttctttctttctttgctttGAGTGCTATCTACGAACCCACCTTGTTCCTTCTTACAAGACTTATTGATCTTGGGTTGTCGACCATGTAGGACCCTTTAGATCTATTAAACAGTTAATCTTGACCGTTCATCTCTATTTCCAATAAAAGCAAGAAACTTGTTGGGGTCATCTCCAAAAAATTATTAGATATGTTATCCTTCACTAAATTAAGAGCACTTACATTAGTTCCTGTAAATCATATTTTAGTAAAAGTGGTGTTGTATCAGAATCTGTTAAATATAGACTTTGCCAAGTGGGTGTCTAGAGAAGAGATCCATTATTAAAATTTgtaaacataaaatatgatataataatattaagtgttatttttttatatcaaaaatgAGATAAAGTTCTTTGGGTGATTCTAATGAAATATTGTAAAAATTTACCTTCTGATTTTAAAAGTTTTACTAAttgtaaaattaatatttttattaatcaatgttttatttataattaatattaattattttttctaaaagtggtatataaattataatgtatttCGTAAACAATTCCATTTTActtcaaattaaataatataaacaaatgataataaaataagaaaaactaatattttaataacGTAGAACAactgagtcattggttgagtggcaatgacttttcATGTCGCTGACTTCAGGTAAtgagttctagtctcacctcctcctgaatatttataaggaggtgtgtgagcTTAGTCTGCCGCTGTGTGGGGCTTGGTTTGTGCCTCCAACGTGAGGTATGTTGACACCTATACTTTCCTAGGCTTTATCTGATTTGGTTTATGCCTCCGACGTGGGGTATGTTGACACCTATAATTTCCTAGGCTTGATCTGATGATGTCGTTGTTGTTAAATAGATAATatgtaaattatcaaaaactgatgtttgaataattaaaataaagaatttGTTTAGAGACTCTCATCTCATGCGAGTGCTCTAAGCCACGTATGTGATGACCTCGTTTAAGCAAGAGTTGGTttcaataatttaattatttaagtaATTAAagtatatttaaatcattagttacaagaaaaaaaattgatactTTTTTTCCCTCTTGATTGGGTACCAAGCCACTTGCATCGTTTACTTTCTTTGATCGGTCCAATATAGAAATTAGAATAAAGGATTTGTTTAAGAGGTTAgctattataatatatatgaatatattatgGAAATTAGGTTGATCTCAACTCAATTCATTCAAATTTAATTATTGGTATGCCATCAACGATCCAAGCATGGAGATCAGAACAAGTCACCAGTCAAAATGTGTTAGTGAGTATTTAGTATGTTGataatattagaatataatagatgttaaaaagaaaaaacctaaatcgtaatttttttttgggtaatcgaGAAATCACTTAGTTCAACATGTCATTTTGAACAACTGAGTAGGCGTAAAATTCAGGTCGTTAGAACAGTCCAAACCATGCTATAGTGACATGTAAGACGGTGTCAAAACCTATATGAGCGAGAAAAAGACTTCTAACCCCTCCTCGAAAGTGGGCCTAAAACCTACGAGACcagaaaaatcccaaaaaaatacTCACAGCAGTTTTGAACCATCGATCTTGACAACCTAAGCCCATAGATATTACCACTAATTAAACCATTGCTCCATAATTATCTTAACTCTAAATTCTAAACTGTAAATCCTAAACACTACATCCTAACTCTTAAACTCTATTATaccatttttgaaaaaagaaaaccataaTTTAACAGGATTTGGGGAGGAATTGTAACAATTCCAACTAAAAGAATAGTAGTCTCTTCCAACTCCCATCACATGATACTTATCTTTTCTTCATGGGAGTgtgattattatatattatattgtcaAGTGACATTTTGGTTAATAAATTGGGGTTAGAAACCCCTAGAGAAAATGGAGATAAGTTTGGTCCTCAATGTGGGGGACTACCAATGGACATATTACAAAGTGTGAAGGCCACCACTTTAATAGTAAAAAATTATAGGAAAAGGAATAGACAGCAAAAGCGAAACATTTGAGTCAGTTCCAGCTATTTGTCTCCCACATCTTCAGTACTCCACCTCACACGACCTTTTTTATCATCAATAATATCCtttgcaattaaaaaaaaaaactattacaTAATAACATAATAAGTTCAGATAATTATTGCCGACGTAGATGCTTCTTCAATTAATTAACTTTATAATTAATTGAAACACACACAATGATTTGTTAATTTATATGTAGATTGAGATTGACTTTGGAACTAATTAATTACTTTACTTAATTATAGAATCGcctaaccaaaaaaataaaaaaagacacTACACATTTTGGTCTTCTTACGTCTAGTCCATATCTATCCATGTACACTGAATGGAATAGCATATAGCAAATATCCAACCTCTATCACAAAACTAATGTGTTTTCTGGGTTTAGGAATCAATGACAACGgctcaagaaaaacaaaggtGGGGGCTTTtgattcaaagtggacagtattgatttgtaatgtttggattgaattttttaACATTGTATGAGAGGTAACACTCGATCTCTTAGGACATGACCTCTATTTATCCATTTATTGagtctgacataacccaactAACAAGTGTGAGAGAGTGTTAATATTTTATCTCACATCGCATTTGTA
This genomic interval carries:
- the LOC120008100 gene encoding tyrosine-protein phosphatase DSP1-like yields the protein MQQCSGRVERQNLPPHNTWMQSLFLGIEPVKVNNAATANDEQQAPMCRTIEVAVVDYRDLSLPVAGDELSLIPPLNFAMVDNGVFRSGFPDSANFSFLQTLGLRSIICLCPEPYPQANMEFLNANGIRLFQFGIEGYKEPFVNIPEDTVREALKVVLDVKNHPVLIHCKRGKHRTGCLVGCLRKLQRWCLSSIFDEYQRFAAAKARVSDQRFMELFDISSLKHLPMSFSCSK
- the LOC120008095 gene encoding 1-aminocyclopropane-1-carboxylate oxidase; the encoded protein is MEFPVINMEKLNGQERASTMDKIKDACENWGFFELLNHGIPYELLDTVERMTKEHYRKCMEQRFKEYVTSKGLEAAQTEITDIDWESTFYLRHLPHSNIADIPDLDHHYRNLMKEFALKLEKLAEELLDLLCENLGLEKGYLKKVFYGSKGPTFGTKVSNYPPCPKPDLIKGLRAHTDAGGIILLFQDDKVSGLQLLKDGQWIDVPPMRHSIVINLGDQLEVISNGKYKSVEHRVIAQTDGTGMSIASFYNPGSDAVIYPAPALVEKEAEEEKKQVYPKFVFEDYMKLYAGLKFQAKEPRFEALKAVETNVHLVQTPITTAPALIY